The proteins below are encoded in one region of Triticum aestivum cultivar Chinese Spring chromosome 1B, IWGSC CS RefSeq v2.1, whole genome shotgun sequence:
- the LOC123092526 gene encoding uncharacterized protein: MREGRANGGVDGERGGADAAAGLVGALRRQRPGQSHPSSSGSAASAEGGAKKQGRRKSKRREQVVRAIRDRLPPPPACWGNVSVVQERRGRRERPDDHGRGDAVRGEEEGRSGAGTAALPAWCCLCPEGDCSLEPNPSANGKEDPGLRSLIERNDFYSDDCNPHAAAAAAAAEEDDDDDASPAADFD; the protein is encoded by the coding sequence ATGCGGGAGGGGAGAGCCAATGGTGGGGTCGACGGAGAGAGAGGCGGCGCTGATGCCGCCGCCGGTCTCGTGGGCGCGCTTCGGCGGCAGAGGCCGGGCCAGTCCCACCCGTCCTCGTCCGGCTCGGCCGCGTCGGCGGAAGGGGGAGCCAAGAAGCAGGGGAGGCGCAAGAGCAAGCGGCGGGAGCAGGTCGTGAGGGCGATTCGGGACCGGCTGCCTCCCCCGCCCGCTTGCTGGGGCAACGTCTCGGTGGTCCAGGAGAGGAGGGGCCGGAGGGAGAGGCCTGACGATCACGGCCGCGGCGACGCCGTCCGCGGCGAGGAGGAGGGGCGCTCTGGCGCGGGAACCGCCGCGTTGCCGGCGTGGTGCTGCCTGTGCCCCGAAGGGGACTGCTCGCTGGAGCCCAACCCGAGCGCCAACGGCAAGGAGGACCCCGGCCTCCGCTCCCTCATCGAGCGCAACGACTTCTACTCCGACGACTGCaacccgcacgccgccgccgccgccgccgccgccgaagaggacgacgacgacgacgcaagCCCCGCCGCCGATTTTGATTAG